A single genomic interval of Arthrobacter sp. NicSoilB8 harbors:
- the lexA gene encoding transcriptional repressor LexA: MATQATGGRATSRSAQPARTPKSLTVRQKKILETIQRSVTDNGYPPSMREIGDTVGLASLSSVTHQLSQLEKLGYLRRDPKRPRAMEVLMPLTLDEGTTSISGVEKSSGLRAVGGLSVTELASATDTAMVPFVGRIAAGGPILADQVVEDVMPLPRQLVGHGELFMLKVAGDSMIDAAICDGDWVVVRRQGDAVNGDIVAALLDDEATVKTFRQRDGHTWLLPQNTQYEPILGDHAVIMGKVVSVLRSL, translated from the coding sequence ATGGCAACTCAAGCCACCGGCGGCAGGGCCACCTCACGGAGCGCCCAGCCCGCACGGACCCCCAAGAGCCTCACCGTCCGGCAGAAGAAAATCCTGGAGACCATCCAGCGCTCCGTCACGGACAACGGCTACCCGCCGTCCATGCGGGAAATCGGCGACACGGTCGGACTCGCCAGCCTGTCGAGTGTGACCCACCAGCTCTCCCAGCTTGAAAAACTTGGCTACCTGCGCCGCGACCCCAAGCGCCCGCGGGCCATGGAAGTGCTCATGCCACTGACCCTGGATGAGGGGACCACATCCATTTCGGGAGTCGAGAAGTCGAGCGGCCTCCGCGCCGTCGGCGGCCTCTCCGTCACCGAACTCGCCAGCGCCACCGACACGGCCATGGTGCCGTTCGTCGGACGCATCGCGGCCGGCGGGCCAATCCTCGCCGACCAGGTGGTGGAGGACGTCATGCCCCTGCCGCGCCAGCTCGTGGGCCACGGCGAACTCTTCATGCTCAAGGTGGCCGGCGACTCGATGATCGATGCCGCCATCTGCGACGGCGACTGGGTGGTTGTCCGCCGCCAGGGCGACGCCGTGAACGGTGACATCGTTGCCGCCCTGCTCGATGACGAGGCCACGGTCAAGACGTTCCGCCAGCGCGACGGCCACACCTGGCTGCTGCCGCAGAACACCCAGTACGAGCCCATCCTCGGCGATCACGCCGTGATCATGGGCAAGGTCGTCTCGGTACTCCGCTCCCTGTAG
- a CDS encoding LysM peptidoglycan-binding domain-containing protein, translating to MRLTRRGRFVFFGVPLILLAAFILSFSGFLNAPAKAADSADQLSVTPTVSVTVQPGESLWAIAGSVAPERDPRDVVADIVQLNNLDAARVMPGQQLFVPSK from the coding sequence ATGCGGCTCACGCGGCGTGGGCGCTTCGTCTTCTTCGGCGTCCCGCTGATCCTGCTGGCGGCGTTCATCCTGTCGTTTAGCGGGTTCCTCAACGCTCCCGCGAAGGCGGCGGATTCGGCGGACCAGCTCTCCGTGACACCCACCGTTTCCGTGACGGTGCAGCCGGGGGAGTCGCTCTGGGCCATTGCGGGGTCTGTGGCACCCGAGCGCGATCCCCGCGACGTCGTGGCCGACATCGTGCAGCTGAACAATCTCGATGCTGCGCGCGTGATGCCGGGCCAGCAGCTGTTTGTCCCGTCCAAATAG